The Paenibacillus sophorae genome has a segment encoding these proteins:
- the ispF gene encoding 2-C-methyl-D-erythritol 2,4-cyclodiphosphate synthase encodes MIAVGQGFDVHQLVEGRPCIIGGVTIPYEKGLLGHSDADVLLHAISDAILGALGLGDIGRHFPDTDPTFKDADSLKLLEHVWGLAKERGYRLGNIDSTIIAQKPKMAPYIPQMTEIIARALEAEPSQVNVKATTTEQLGFTGRGEGIAAQSIVCLLQNMLSS; translated from the coding sequence ATGATCGCTGTAGGACAAGGATTTGACGTGCATCAGCTGGTCGAAGGACGGCCGTGCATCATAGGAGGAGTAACGATTCCGTATGAGAAAGGGCTGCTTGGCCATTCGGACGCCGATGTGCTGCTGCACGCGATCAGCGACGCCATTCTAGGCGCCTTGGGGCTCGGCGACATCGGCCGGCATTTTCCCGACACGGACCCCACCTTCAAGGATGCGGACAGCCTGAAGCTGCTGGAGCATGTCTGGGGGCTGGCCAAGGAGCGCGGCTACCGGCTGGGAAATATCGATTCCACCATTATCGCCCAGAAACCGAAGATGGCGCCCTATATTCCGCAAATGACGGAGATTATCGCCCGGGCGCTGGAGGCGGAGCCGTCTCAGGTCAATGTAAAGGCGACCACGACAGAGCAGCTAGGCTTCACCGGACGGGGCGAAGGCATCGCGGCTCAATCTATTGTCTGCCTGCTCCAAAATATGCTATCATCATGA
- the cysS gene encoding cysteine--tRNA ligase: protein MALTIYNTLSRSKEEFIPLVPGKVKMYVCGPTVYGYIHIGNARPVIVFDIVRSYLEQLGNEVDYVVNFTDVDDKLIRKAEEMNMTVPEMAEMFIEAFLKDNEGLGVRRATRNPRVTQSMDLIIEFIKELVDKGYAYESGGDVFYRTAKFESYGKLSRQNLEELQFGIRVEVDSRKENPEDFVLWKGAKPGEIFWHSPWGDGRPGWHIECSAMVREFLGDTIDIHGGGQDLTFPHHECECAQSEALTGKPLSNYWMHNGFLNIGDEKMSKSLGNGLLVKDFLSRYKAGAIRYFMLATHYRNPLNFGEESLQSAEKSVERIASAAGNVKYRLDLAGGDAAGGASEDLSAKLEAILKQYHEKMQDDFNTPDAITAVFEWVNAANLAMADNNLPAADLAALLKAFEEMNAVLRLVPETEEEDADDEIERLIEERVEARKAKNWSRADEIRDILNGMGIVLEDTPQGMRWKRK, encoded by the coding sequence ATGGCGCTCACTATTTACAATACATTATCACGGAGCAAGGAGGAATTCATTCCACTTGTCCCGGGCAAAGTCAAAATGTATGTATGCGGTCCGACCGTATACGGATACATCCATATCGGAAATGCGAGGCCGGTCATCGTGTTCGATATCGTTCGCAGCTATCTTGAGCAGCTCGGCAACGAAGTCGATTATGTGGTCAACTTTACGGATGTGGACGACAAGCTGATTCGCAAGGCCGAGGAGATGAACATGACCGTGCCCGAAATGGCCGAAATGTTTATTGAGGCTTTCTTGAAGGATAACGAGGGGCTCGGCGTGCGGCGGGCAACCCGGAATCCGCGCGTAACGCAGAGCATGGATCTGATTATCGAATTTATCAAAGAATTGGTGGATAAAGGCTATGCCTACGAAAGCGGCGGGGATGTCTTCTACCGCACCGCCAAATTTGAGAGCTACGGCAAGCTGTCCCGACAGAACCTGGAGGAGCTTCAGTTCGGCATACGCGTTGAAGTCGATTCGCGCAAGGAGAATCCTGAAGACTTCGTACTGTGGAAAGGAGCGAAGCCAGGTGAGATCTTCTGGCACAGCCCATGGGGAGACGGACGCCCCGGCTGGCATATCGAGTGCTCGGCGATGGTGCGCGAATTTTTAGGCGATACCATCGATATCCATGGCGGCGGGCAGGATTTGACCTTTCCGCATCATGAATGCGAATGCGCGCAGAGCGAGGCGCTGACCGGCAAGCCGCTCTCGAATTATTGGATGCATAACGGCTTTCTCAACATCGGCGATGAAAAAATGTCGAAATCACTCGGCAACGGTCTGCTCGTCAAGGATTTCCTCAGCCGCTACAAAGCGGGGGCGATCCGCTACTTCATGCTCGCGACGCATTACCGGAACCCGCTGAACTTCGGCGAAGAGTCGCTGCAGTCCGCGGAGAAAAGCGTTGAACGTATAGCAAGCGCCGCAGGAAACGTCAAGTACCGCCTAGATTTGGCAGGAGGCGACGCCGCAGGAGGAGCGAGTGAAGATCTCTCGGCTAAGCTTGAGGCCATTTTGAAGCAGTATCATGAAAAAATGCAGGACGATTTCAACACGCCGGACGCAATTACGGCCGTATTCGAATGGGTGAACGCAGCCAATTTGGCAATGGCGGACAATAATCTGCCAGCGGCCGATCTGGCTGCGCTGCTGAAGGCTTTTGAAGAGATGAACGCCGTGCTTCGGCTTGTTCCCGAAACGGAAGAAGAGGACGCCGACGACGAAATAGAGCGCCTGATCGAGGAGCGCGTGGAAGCGCGGAAAGCGAAGAACTGGAGCCGGGCCGATGAAATTCGCGATATTTTAAACGGAATGGGTATTGTGCTGGAAGACACTCCGCAGGGAATGCGGTGGAAGCGCAAATGA
- a CDS encoding PIN/TRAM domain-containing protein, translating to MWKKWILLFAALCGGFSGYSLYHAAEQDFPEGMTRLGNSLPIEGSLLFAVLGAIIFLFAVALCADWAEARLREAVRYCSQVPMDELAAGTAGLLGGLLLALLLYPCMTWLGKAGELLQVPVTAGLGYLGLRIGLEKKRELGALWATGRFGQAAEPEAPGPEEHKILDTSVIIDGRIADICKTGFIEGTIVIPEFVLEELQHIADSSDLLKRNRGRRGLDILNKIQKELDVKVLIYEGDFEEISEVDSKLVKLAKVLHGKVVTNDFNLNKVCELQGVSVLNINDLANAVKPVVLPGEEIIVQVIKDGKEHGQGVAYLDDGTMIVVEGGREFIGSTMEVLVTSVLQTSAGRMIFAKPKLLEKAQ from the coding sequence ATGTGGAAAAAATGGATTTTATTATTTGCCGCATTATGCGGAGGCTTTTCGGGCTACTCGCTGTATCATGCCGCAGAGCAGGATTTTCCGGAAGGCATGACCAGGCTGGGAAACAGCCTGCCGATCGAAGGAAGTCTTTTGTTTGCGGTTCTGGGTGCCATTATTTTTTTGTTCGCGGTGGCGTTATGCGCAGATTGGGCGGAGGCAAGACTGCGGGAGGCGGTGCGGTACTGCTCTCAGGTGCCGATGGATGAATTGGCTGCCGGAACGGCGGGGCTGCTGGGAGGATTGCTGCTGGCGCTGCTGCTCTATCCTTGCATGACATGGCTGGGGAAAGCGGGCGAGCTCCTTCAGGTGCCTGTTACGGCTGGCTTGGGGTACTTGGGACTGCGAATCGGTCTTGAAAAGAAGAGGGAGCTGGGGGCGCTCTGGGCAACCGGAAGATTCGGACAAGCTGCGGAGCCGGAAGCCCCCGGGCCGGAGGAACATAAAATTCTTGATACCAGCGTCATTATTGACGGACGGATCGCGGATATTTGCAAGACGGGATTCATCGAGGGAACGATCGTCATCCCTGAATTTGTGCTGGAGGAACTGCAGCATATTGCCGACTCATCCGATCTGCTCAAGCGCAACAGGGGCCGCCGGGGTCTGGACATTCTCAATAAAATACAAAAAGAGCTGGACGTTAAGGTGCTGATATACGAGGGGGATTTCGAGGAAATCTCCGAGGTGGACAGCAAGCTGGTGAAGCTGGCGAAGGTGCTGCATGGCAAAGTCGTAACCAATGATTTCAATTTGAACAAGGTGTGCGAGCTGCAAGGCGTTTCTGTGCTGAATATCAATGACCTGGCGAACGCGGTGAAGCCGGTGGTGCTGCCGGGCGAGGAGATTATCGTCCAGGTAATTAAGGATGGCAAGGAGCACGGACAGGGGGTCGCCTATCTGGATGACGGTACCATGATCGTCGTGGAAGGCGGCCGCGAATTTATCGGCAGCACGATGGAAGTGCTTGTGACCAGCGTACTGCAGACGTCGGCGGGGCGGATGATTTTTGCGAAGCCGAAGCTTCTGGAAAAAGCGCAATAG
- the cysE gene encoding serine O-acetyltransferase: MFEHIKSDIQVVLDNDPAARNRFEVFFTYAGLHAIWAHRIAHRLYRREWFTVARMVSQFSRFMTGIEIHPGARIGRRMFIDHGMGVVIGETCEIGDDVIIYQGVTLGGTGKEKGKRHPTVGNNVVIGSGAKVLGSFRIGDNCNVGSNSVVLREVPDNSTVVGNPGRIVKRNGERVRDRLDHTKLPDPVIDSLRFLQKEIEELRQQIGGEDGQKAEQRRLESEQYFGDYEI, translated from the coding sequence ATGTTTGAGCATATCAAATCGGACATTCAGGTCGTGCTTGACAATGATCCTGCGGCCCGCAACCGGTTCGAGGTCTTCTTTACTTATGCCGGTCTGCATGCGATCTGGGCTCACCGGATTGCCCATCGCTTATACAGACGCGAATGGTTTACGGTGGCGCGCATGGTGTCGCAATTCAGCCGGTTTATGACGGGTATTGAGATTCATCCCGGCGCGCGTATAGGCAGGAGAATGTTCATCGATCACGGTATGGGCGTGGTTATTGGAGAAACTTGCGAGATTGGCGACGATGTTATCATCTACCAGGGGGTCACACTGGGAGGAACGGGTAAAGAGAAAGGGAAGCGCCATCCAACCGTTGGCAATAATGTGGTTATCGGCTCCGGTGCCAAAGTGCTCGGTTCATTCCGGATTGGAGATAACTGCAATGTCGGCTCGAACTCGGTCGTGCTGCGGGAAGTGCCGGACAACAGTACGGTTGTGGGCAATCCCGGCCGCATCGTGAAGCGCAACGGAGAGCGGGTAAGAGACAGACTGGATCATACGAAGCTGCCCGATCCGGTTATCGATTCCTTGCGTTTTCTGCAAAAAGAAATCGAAGAGCTGCGCCAGCAGATCGGCGGGGAAGACGGGCAAAAGGCGGAGCAGCGCCGGCTGGAAAGCGAGCAGTATTTCGGAGATTACGAAATTTAA
- the gltX gene encoding glutamate--tRNA ligase, with product MGDQVRVRYAPSPTGHLHIGNARTALFNYLYARNQGGKFIIRIEDTDVKRNIAGGEESQLKYLKWLGIDWDESIDVGGEYGPYRQTERLDLYRVYWQDLIDRGLAYRCYCTEEELEAEREEQLARGETPRYSGKHRNLTDEQRAAFEQEGRVASIRFRVPEDRTYSFNDIVKGPISFQTTEMGDFVIVKRDGIPTYNFAVAVDDHLMEITHVLRGEDHISNTPRQLMIYEALGWEAPLFGHMTLIVGEDHKKLSKRNESIIQFISQYEDLGYLPEALFNFIALLGWSPEGEEEIFSKEELISIFNADRLSKSPAVFDTNKLAHLNNHYIKHADPQRIADLAIPHLQKAGRLPAELSDEQRAWAESLVTLYQEQMVAASDIVDLSEIFFRTHLELDAEAASILSESQVPAVLSAFLAKVEAAGEFTPAAIGALIKEVQKETGNKGKALFMPIRVAVTGQTHGRDLNATIALIGRSRVIDRLKAQIKGA from the coding sequence ATGGGAGATCAAGTCCGGGTGCGCTATGCGCCAAGCCCTACGGGACATTTACATATCGGCAATGCCAGAACGGCTTTATTCAATTATTTGTACGCCCGGAACCAAGGCGGCAAATTTATTATCCGGATTGAGGATACGGATGTGAAGCGCAATATCGCCGGCGGGGAAGAAAGCCAGCTGAAATATTTGAAATGGCTGGGCATCGATTGGGACGAGAGCATAGATGTCGGCGGCGAATACGGTCCATACCGCCAGACGGAACGGCTCGATCTGTACCGTGTATACTGGCAGGATCTTATTGACCGTGGGCTGGCTTACCGCTGCTATTGCACGGAAGAAGAACTTGAAGCGGAGCGCGAGGAGCAGCTAGCCCGGGGAGAGACGCCCCGTTATTCCGGCAAGCACCGCAATCTGACCGATGAGCAGCGTGCCGCTTTTGAACAGGAAGGCCGCGTCGCGAGCATCCGGTTCCGTGTTCCGGAAGACCGGACCTATTCCTTTAATGATATCGTCAAGGGTCCAATCTCCTTCCAGACAACGGAAATGGGCGATTTTGTCATAGTAAAAAGAGACGGAATTCCAACATATAACTTCGCTGTGGCCGTTGATGACCATTTAATGGAGATTACCCATGTGCTGCGCGGTGAAGACCATATCTCCAACACTCCCCGCCAGCTTATGATATATGAAGCCCTCGGATGGGAAGCGCCGTTGTTCGGACATATGACCCTGATTGTCGGTGAAGACCATAAGAAACTCAGCAAGCGCAATGAATCGATTATCCAGTTCATCTCGCAGTACGAGGATCTGGGCTACTTGCCGGAAGCGCTGTTCAACTTTATTGCACTTCTGGGCTGGTCGCCGGAAGGGGAGGAAGAGATTTTCAGCAAAGAAGAGCTGATCTCTATCTTTAATGCCGACCGCCTGTCCAAGAGTCCGGCCGTATTCGATACGAACAAGCTGGCGCATTTGAACAATCATTATATCAAGCATGCCGATCCGCAGCGGATTGCCGATCTGGCTATCCCCCATTTGCAAAAGGCCGGAAGACTGCCTGCGGAGCTTAGCGATGAGCAGCGCGCGTGGGCGGAAAGCCTTGTCACTCTTTATCAGGAGCAGATGGTGGCAGCTTCGGATATTGTCGATCTGTCGGAAATTTTCTTCCGTACCCACCTGGAACTGGATGCGGAAGCGGCGTCAATCCTGTCAGAAAGCCAAGTGCCGGCGGTGCTTTCGGCCTTTTTGGCGAAGGTTGAAGCGGCTGGGGAGTTTACGCCAGCTGCAATCGGGGCACTAATTAAGGAAGTGCAGAAGGAGACGGGGAACAAGGGCAAAGCGCTGTTTATGCCGATCCGTGTCGCTGTAACCGGACAGACGCACGGGCGCGACCTTAATGCGACCATTGCCCTCATCGGACGCAGCCGTGTCATCGATCGTCTCAAGGCGCAGATAAAAGGGGCCTAA